The sequence TACGCCAATGACTGATGGTGCTGCTGCCGTAATGTTGATGTTTGAATCCAATGCGAAAACATTAGGTATAACCCCATTAGGTTATATCCGTAGTTATGCTTTTTCGGCTATTGATGTATGGCAGGACATGCTGTTAGGCCCTTCTTATGCAACACCATTGGCTCTTAAGCGCGCTGGATTAAGTTTAAAAGATCTTACCCTAATTGATATGCATGAAGCTTTTTCTGCTCAAGTATTAGCCAATATAAAAATGTTTGCGAGCAAAAAATTTGCTCAAGAGAAATTAGGGCAATCTGAAGCAATTGGTGAAATTAATATGGAAAAATTTAACGTACTAGGCGGCTCTATTGCTTATGGCCATCCATTTGCTGCTACAGGCGCTCGTATGGTGATACAGACACTTAATGAGTTACATCGTCGTGGTGGTGGTTTGGCGTTAACAACCGCTTGTGCAGCAGGCGGTTTAGGTGCAGCAATGATTTTGGAGGCTGAGTAATGATAACCAATAAAAATGAAGAAAAGAACTTACCTGCAATTACTAGCTATCCGGTATTTCATTTGTCCGTCCAACAAAACAATATTGGTGTTATTTCTATTGATGTTCCTGGCGAAAAAGTTAATACATTAAAAGCTGAATTTGTTGATCAATTTTATATGATATTACAGCAGGCGCAAGCAATCGCGGGTTTGAAAGGTATCGTTATTATTTCAAATAAACCAGGGTGTTTCCTTGCGGGTGCTGATATTAGTATGATTTCCAATTGTAGAACAAAAGAAGAAGCTACACAGCTTGCTATGACAGGGCAAAAATTATTCACCCTGCTTGAAAATTATCCACTACCGGTGGTCGCAGCAATTGATGGTGTATGTTTAGGCGGCGGATTAGAATTAGCGCTTGCTTGTCATATAAGAATTTGTACTCTGTCAGAAAAAACGCGTCTTGGTTTACCTGAGGTGCAATTAGGCTTAATACCTGGCTCTGGAGGAACACAACGTTTACCTCGTTTAATTGGTTTAATTAATGGATTAGATTTGATTTTGACTGGTCGACAATTAAGACCAAAGCAATCATTAAAATTAGGTTTAGTTGATGATATTGTTCCGAGCGAAATTTTATTGGAAACGGCAATTAGCTGGATTGATAAAGGAAGAAAAGACAAAGCATGTTTGCCTCTTAGACGGCGTTTATCAGAATTACCCATTATCAGAAATATCTTATTCGCCATAATTAAAAATAAAACAAATTCAAAAAGTAAAGGTCATTACCCAGCGTTAGAAAAAGCGATTTCAGTAGTTACTATTGGCTATGAAAAGGGTATGCAAGCCGGGCTTGAAGCAGAAGCAAAAGCCTTTGGGGAGCTGGCAATGACACCAGAATCCGCTGCTTTACGCGGTCTTTTTTTTAGCTCGACATCGCTAAAAAGTGAAATGGGTAGTTTTGAAAAATCTGCTACAATTCATCAGGTGGGTGTGTTAGGCGGCGGTCTCATGGGAGGCGGTATTGCCTATGTGACAGCAACGCGTGGAAAATTACCTGTTCGAGTGAAGGACATTAACAATAGTGGGCTTAATCAGGCATTAAAATTTAGTTGGCATCGCTTAACGGAGCAAGTTAAACGTAAACGCATTTCTGTACGAGCACGTGATCAACAGATGATGTTAATTTCAGGCACATTAGATTATAAAGGCCTTGAAAAAGCACAAATTATTGTAGAAGCTGTTTTTGAAGATTTAGCATTAAAGCGTCAAATGGTACAAGAAGTGGAGGCCATGACATTAAATGAAGTTGTTTTTGCCTCTAATACATCTTCGTTACCTATTCATAAAATTGCAGAGTTTGCTAAACACCCAGAACGTATAATTGGACTTCATTACTTTAGTCCAGTCGATAAAATGCCATTGGTTGAAGTTATCCCTCATAGTAAGACGAGTAATAAGACGATTGCTACTGCTGTGGCATTGGCAAAAAAACAGGGTAAAACTGCAATTGTTGTTGCTGATGGTGCAGGTTTTTATGTTAATCGCATATTAGCACCTTATATTGCTGAAGCGACCCGTTGTCTGTTAGCTGGTGAATCAATTGAGCATATCGATAATGCTTTAGTTAAATTTGGTTTTCCCGTTGGCCCATTGACCTTGCTAGACGAAGTTGGAATTGATGTAGGCACTAAAATTATGCCGGTGCTTGTTGAACAATTTGGCGAACGATTTTCTGTTCCTTCAGAACTTAATATCATATTGGAAGATGATAGAAAGGGACGTAAAAATGGCCGTGGCTTTTATCTTTATAAGAAAAATAAGATTAGTTGGCCTTGGTGTAAAAAACAGCGTCAAGTCGACACAACCATTTATAAATTACTTAATATTCAACCGAAAACAATTTTATCTGATCAGGAAATTGTTCAGCGCTGTATTATGCTGATGCTGAATGAAGCTACTCGTTGTCTTGACGAAGGGGTTATTCGTCATGTAAATGATGGTGAGATTGGTGCAGTTTTTGGAATTGGTTTTCCTCCTTTTACTGGTGGACCATTTCGATATATGGATCAACAGGGTATAGCGAATATTGTTGACATAATGCATCAATTGGCACAGAAATATGGTAACAATTTTGTTCCTTGTGAAAGGTTAATTCAAATGGCTAAATCAAATAAAAAATTTCATCAGTAGTCGTTTATTGCTAGTACTTTTAAACCTTACTAATTTCATGGCCTTAAGCGTAATTTCTATTTAACTTAATATAAAATAAACTTTTTTTTCGATTTTTATGAAAATAAAGCGGTTCCTTTTTTTGTGATTTTAGTGCAGAATCTCGGGTTGCCTTGCCCTGCATATTTTCCGACAACAACATTAGCGAGTAATTAGAGGGCTCCTATGTAGGGGGTTAGGTGAAAATATTTTACTCAAATGGTGGATTATGCAAGTTTTTATTATGCGTCATGGTGACGCAACTCTAAATACAATTAATGATGCAGCAAGAGAACTCACTCTTAAAGGAATAGAAGAATCTAAATTAATGGCCAGTTGGCTAGCACAACAAAATCCAGTCTTCGACCGAGTGTTTACCAGCCCATATGTAAGAGCAGTACAAACTTATCAGGCAATGCAGCCATTATTGCCATATTCAGGTCAACAGGAAGTATTAGCGGAACTTATTCCTGATGGCGATCCGCAATCTATTGCTAATTATTTGCAATTACTTGCCGAGGGAGGTGTAAGCACAGCATTGATTATTTCACACTTGCCATTAGTCGGTTATTTGGTATCGGCTTTATGCCCACAAGAAATCCCACCTATGTTTGCAACCTCTGCAATTGCTTATGTAGAGATAAATACGGAAATGCGGCACGCGGAATATAGATGGCAACGGGCACCTTCTCAAATTTTGCAAAGTGTTAATAAACTAGCTGCACATTTCTAGTTGCTTTTAGCTGTTATCTGCGTTGAGTTTCATCGGTTTCGACCAGGATCAGCAACGAAGCGCTACCACCCCAAACTTTGGGGGCTTGATGAAAAGCAGTGATATTAGGATGTTGAGCAAGCCAAAGGGGAATTTGCTGTTTTAAAATGTGTTTTCCGTGACCATGCATAATACAGGCACAATGGATATTATCTCGGTAGCAAGCTGCGATTAGTGCTGCAATTTCTTGTTTAGCTTGTCGTTGAGATAAACCATGTAAATCGAGAAACAGTTCAGGCGTATAATCACCCCGACGTAGTTTTTTTAATTCATAAGGATTTATATCGGGTCGTAGATAACGAGTAGGCCCTTCTTCTGCCAAAAGGGGTTGATATTCATCGGAAAAGTAATAACTAACATCGAGTTGCTCTTGGAGCAAACGTTTTGCCGCAAATTGCGATTTTATTCGATGATGTCGTTGTGGTGAGTGACTAACGATATCATGTAGTAAAGGTTTAGTCCCTGCGACTGTTTCCTTGAATAGTTTTATTTCCTCAGCACTCAATTTGAACTTATTTTTCATTGTCATTCTGTTAATCAATTAGTCAATTATTCTGTTAATTTTATCTTAATTTTTCTGTTATTACCTTCCTTATAAGCTGTAAGCTTTATCAGATATGGCTAGTATTCGAATGTTAATTAATGTAGTTGCTATAAAATTCCTAAACAATAAGCTGATTTGTTGAGTTGTTCATGGCAGACTATCAGTATTAAATAGATCAACCTTTTATTGGTTAGGAGGAGTTTTGGACAAGATTTTTGTAGATGAGGCGGTTGCGGAACTACATACCATCCAAGATATGTTGCGTTGGGTAATTAGTCGGTTTAATGCAGCAAATATTTATTACGGTCATGGAACAGATAATTGTTGGGATGAAGCTTTGCAACTTGTTTTGCCATCACTTTTTTTGCCCTTGGATATTCCTCAACCATGGTGGGTTTCTCGTCTGACGCTAAGTGAACGTCATCGTATCGTGGATCGAGTATTACGTCGTATTAATGAGCATATCCCCGTTGCTTATTTAACCAATAAAGCCTGGTTTTGTGGACATGAATTTTATGTTGACGAGCGTGTATTGATCCCCCGTTCTCCGATAGGCGAACTAATTAATAAACATTTTGCCGGCATCATTAATTATGAGCCAGCAACTATTCTAGATATGTGCACTGGTAGTGGATGTATTGCTATTGCCTGCGCTTATGAATTTCCGCAAGCACAAATTGATGCGGTTGATATTTCGGCTGATGCATTGGCAGTCACTGAACAAAATATTATCGATCATGGCCTGGCCGATCGGATAGTACCTATTCGTTCAGACCTGTTTTTGAATATGCCACAAATTAAATATGATTTAATGGTTACTAACCCACCCTATGTGGATGCTGAAGATATGTCTGATTTACCAGCTGAATATCTGGTCGAGCCTAAATTAGCGCTTGCAGCAGGGTCTGATGGTTTAAAACTTGTCAGGCGAATTCTAGCCAATGCCTCACGTTTTCTAACAGAAAATGGAGTGCTAATTTGTGAAGTTGGCAATAGTATGTTACATCTTATTGAACAATATCCGGATATGCCGTTTACTTGGTTGCAGTTTGAACAGGGTGGCGATGGGGTGTTTATGCTAACGCAGAAACAACTCATTGAACATCAAGAGAAATTTAAATTATTTATTGATTAACGGGTAATTATCTTTTTTCATACAATAAAATAATTTATTCATTAATTATTATTATGATAAATGAGAAAAATAGGAAGCAGAGGGGATGGCGGGAAATTCGATTGGACAGCTTTTTCGTGTAACCACATTTGGTGAATCGCATGGTTTAGCACTAGGATGTATTGTGGATGGCGTTCCTCCTGGTATGGCGTTATCAGAAAAAGATCTGCAAACCGATTTAGATCGTCGTCGGCCTGGCAATTCTCGTTATACGACTCCACGCCGTGAACTTGATCAGGTTAAAATTTTGTCCGGTGTTTTTAATGGCATAACGACCGGAACGCCTATTGGTTTGTTGATTGAAAATCAGGATCAACGGTCGCAGGATTATAGTGAGATCAAGGATATTTTTCGCCCTGGGCATGCAGATTACACTTATCAACAAAAATATGGTTTACGTGACTACCGCGGTGGCGGGCGTTCTTCAGCACGTGAAACGGCCATGCGTGTTGCTGCGGGTGCGATCGCAAAAAAATATCTGCAACAAAAACTAGGTATAACTGTTCGGGCTTATTTAAGTCAAATGGGTGATATTTGTTGTGAACTAAAAGATTGGGATTTAGTTGAACAGAATCCTTTCTTTTGTCCTGATGCAACAAAATTGGATGCTTTGGATGCCTTATTACGTTCATTAAAAAAAGAGGGTAATTCAATTGGGGCTAAAGTAACTGTTGTTGCTGAGCATGTTCCAGCCGGATTAGGTGAACCTGTTTTTGATCGATTGGATGCGGATATTGCCCATGCAATGATGAGTATCAATGCCGTTAAAGGTGTTGAAATTGGGGCTGGTTTTAAGGTGGTCACATTAAAAGGCAATGAAAATCGGGATGAAATAACCCATGACGGATTTGCCAGTAATCATGCCGGTGGTATATTAGGTGGCATCAGTAGTAGTCAACCGATTATTGCCCATTTAGCTTTAAAGCCGACTTCGAGTATCACCATACCGGGTAAAACAATTAATCAGCAAGGTGATGAAGTTGAAGTGATCACCAAAGGACGTCATGATCCCTGTGTCGGTATCCGGGCTGTACCGATAGCCGAAGCGATGATGGCAATTGTACTTATCGACCATTTTTTACGCCATCGAGCACAATGTGGTGAGCCAGATTTTTAATGGTATGATGTAAATATCAATGAAAGAACATAATTATAATCATCTTATTAACATTTTTAGTATTTGTTTTGAGAAATAGTATTGCACACGTTTAATTAAAGGAGATGATGAACCTATCTATCTGCCTGCAGATAATGAAATACCCTATCATCGAATTATTTTTGCACGTGGTTTTTATGCGAGTGCTTTACATGAAATTTCCCACTGGTGCATTGCCGGCGAAATTCGGCGCCAACAAATAGATTTTGGTTATTGGTATTATCCAGATGGCCGGAATGAGCAAACACAAAACGCTTTTGAAAAAGTTGAAGTTAAACCGCAAGCACTTGAATGGATGTTTTGTGTGGCGGCAGCATTTCCCTTTAATGTTAGTTGCGATAATTTGGCCGCTAATTTTGAACCTGATCGGTTTGCTTTTCAGTGCAAAGTTTATCAGCAGGTGCTGGATTACCTAGCAAATGGTATCCCGGCCCGAGCGGAGAGATTTATTCAAAATCTACAATTGTTTTATAATACGCCTCCCTTAGTGAAGCAAAATTTCATTTACCCCAAAGAGCTATAAAAAATTTAGCTAGTATAAAGGAACAAAACCATGCTTGCGGAATTGGAAACGCGTATTTTAACGCAAATTGATAACAATGTTGATGATGCTAGTCAAGATGAGCTTTTTGCGGGTGGTTATTTACGTGGCCATTTAACATTAGCTATTGCTGAACTAGAAGCTGAAAATAAAAATAATATTGCAGCGCTTTCTGATCGTGTTGAAAAGAGTATTGATCAGGCAATTAAGGCTGGTGAATTAAGTCCCCCTGATCAGCGATTGATATTAAATACTTGGCGCAAGTTGTTAGAAAATGCGCTTCAATAAGCATAAAGTGAGTAACTTTAAATAGTGTATTGTCGCATTTTTAAATGGGGTAACGATGTTGGTAAGATTGGCACTACCCACTGAAGCAGAAAAATTAGTCAATATTGAACGGTCAGCGGCGACTTTATTTCGTCAAATTCCCGAGCTTGCTTGGCTTGCTGATGCACAAGGTAAATCCATTAACCAACATTTAGAGTTTATTGTTGATGGCGATTGTTGGGTAGCCGTTGTGGAACAACAGCTTGTTGGTTTTATTGAAGTTGAAGTGATGGATCAAGCTTTGCATATTTGGGAATTATCCGTTGCTAGCCGATGGCAGAGAAGAGGAATTGGTCAGATTTTATTGCAACAGGCCATTATTCAAGCAAAACAGCTAAGCTGTGATCATGTTACTTTAACAACTTTTCGTGATGTTGCCTGGAATGGCGCTTATTATCAAAAATTGGGTTTTACAATTATTCCGGCCGAAAAGCTTACTTTGCCACTACAAGCTATTTTAAAAAGAGAAGTGGCGTATGGATTTACTGCATCTTCGCGTTGTGCAATGCAATATACTCTTTAATAGAGATTAAATATTTTTTGTTAAAAAGTTATTTATCTAGTTTAATCGCTCGGCCTTGCAACAATTTTCTGATCCAAAATCGGTTAGGATGGAGATTAGCCAGTATATCGTCGGCAAAAGGTAATGGTTCAGCAAAAATTTGGCTGCAAAGTAATTCCGCGCAAATTGGCGCACTACACAATCCTCTTGCTCCCAATGCACCAATAACAAATAGATTGGCATGAACAGGCGCTTGCAAAATATGCTGCTGCTCATTGAGCTGTTTATCTAATTGTGTATATTGAAGAATAAGTTGATTAACATCGGGTACATTACCGACCATTGGTAAATGATCACGTGTAACACAGCGAATGCTTTGACGTGATGCATTTTGGCTGATATCAACTTCTTTTGTCCATCCAACATCAGGCAAACAAGTTAACAAGCGAGAATGGTTTTCTTGTTGCTCCAGTTTGGAATATTCTAATGTCAGTTGATGACGTTTATAACTCGCGCCTAAGCAGTGATATTGATGATTAGCTGGCGTTAAATATCCGGCATAACAGAGTGTTGTTTGCAGTTGGTTGAGTGTCAAAGTGGTCGGAATATGACTAACTTGTCCTCGAACAGCACTAACTGGCAATTTTTCCGTTTGAGAAAATAGAGGTAATTGATGGCCATTAGCGATAATAACGGTTTTATGCGTTATTTGCCGTTGCGCTTGTCCTTGTTTCAATATCAATTTCCAGCCAGCGGGAGTATTTTCAAGTTGAATAAGACGATGATTAAAATAACTTTTTAAACCTTGTTGTTGCGCATATTGCCAGCTATTGAATGTCAACTCGGCTGGGCATAACCAGCCGGCAGTTGGATAGTAAATGCCATCATGGTTAACATCAACACCACAAATAGTTTGTAATGTTTGTCGAGTTTCATAGCGCGCAAAGTCAGAAGGCCAGTTTTTTGTCAATATTTGCTCGATTTTTTGTTGGCTTTTTACGCCATAACCTAATTGCACTAAGCCGCTCCAGTCATGTTCAAATGCAATGCCTAACTGTTCAAGTTGACTATAGTAACGTTTTGCATAAGAAAAAGCGGTAATAAAAAAGCGCTCTAAGCTATCGTGACGACCGGTTAATAATGGATAAAGTGCACCTTGACGATTGCCAGAAGCGTTTTGTGCCACGCAGGGATCTTGGCAATATAAAGTTATCCGACTACCTCTACGTAATAAAGCAAGCGCAATCATCATACTGGCAATACCGCCGCCGATAATGGCAATATCTTCAGTGGTGGATGCAGCTTGTCGAGCAAACCAGGGCTGTGGAGCAAGTTGCTGATTTGCAGGTAATTGACCGATTAGCATTTCACGTTTACGGCCAAAACCTTTGATTTTTTTTACTTTAAAACCGGCTTTTTCTAATCCACGACGAACAATACCGGCTGAAGTGAAAGTGGCAAAAGTGCAACCATTACGTCCCCAATTTGCCATTGTAGTGAACAGTTGTTCACTCCACATTTCGGGATTTTTAGCTGGAGCAAAACCATCTAAAAACCAACTGTCTATTTTATTGAAAAAATTAGCTTTTAATTGAGGTAATTGTATATTTATATCGCCAAACCAGAGATCGAGGATTATTGCCCCATTTTCTATAACTATTCTATGACAACCAGGTAACGATTGAGGCCATTGTTGACAAATTTGTTTAGAAAAAGTGGCGAGCTCAGGCCAAAATTGATGAACGCTTATTAAATCTGTAATAGACAAGGGATATTTTTCAAAACTGATATAGTGTAAAAGTTGTAATTGGTTTTTAGGTGCTTGTTGGCGAAACTGGATAAATAACTGACAGACTGCCATAAAGTTTAGTCCAGTGCCAAAACCCGTTTCTGCAATAACATACTGTTTAGCTGAGTGAGAGAAAAAGCGATTTGGCAACTGATTGCCGGCTAAGAAAACATAACGGGATTCTTCTAAACCATTTTGGTTACAAAAATAGACATCATCAAACTGTTCAGAGATGGGGATAGCTTGTTCATTCCAGCTTAATTTAGCTTGGCTGATCTCATTTGTATTCACAAAATTATCTACAATATTTTAAATAATTAGCCAATTGTAACGAATTTAATCTGAGTGTGCTAGCTAGCGCTAAAATATAAAAGTGACCAAAGATAATATTTTCTGCAAATTTTTACCTGATCGGACTTGTTCAGCTTACAAGTGTAAGCTAAAGTAACAGGCTAAACTCCCAGTAAATGAATTTCGACTATGAGGTAATACAATCAATGAAGCGTGCAGTCATCACTGGTCTGGGCATTGTCTCCAGCATAGGTAATAACCAGCAAGAGGTACTGGCTTCTCTGAAAACGGGTCGTTCTGGCATCAGGTTTTCAGAAGAATTTGAAAAAATGGGGTTACGCAGCCATGTCTGGGGTAATATTCAACTAACGGAAGAGTATATTAAACAAAAAATTGACCGTAAAATTCTTCGTTTTATGAGTGATTGTTCTATATATGCTTACTTGTCGATGGAAGAGGCTATTTCGGACGCTAAATTGACGCAGGCGCAGATCTCAAATATTCGTACCGGTTTAGTGGTTGGCTCTGGTGGTGGCTCACCGCGTAATCAATTGGCTGGCTCTGATGGTATGCGGGCAAAGGGATTACGCGGTGTTGGTCCCTATATGGTCACCAAAGCAATGGCTTCAGGTGTTTCAGCTTGTTTAGCCACGCCGTTTAAAATTAAGGGCGTTAATTATTCTATCAGCTCTGCCTGCTCAACTTCCGCCCATTGCATTGGCCATGCTGTTGAGTTGATCCAATTAGGTAAACAGGATGTTATTTTCGCTGGTGGTGGTGAAGAGTTAAGTTGGGAATTAACCTGTGAATTTGACGCAATGGGGGCATTATCGACTAAATATAATGCAACTCCAGAAAAAGCTTCACGCACCTATGACCAGGATCGGGATGGTTTTGTAATTGCTGGCGGTGGAGGTATTGTTGTGGTAGAAGAATTAGAGCATGCTTTGGCGCGTGGCGCACATATTTATGCTGAAATTGTCGGTTATGGTGCAACCTCAGACGGTTATGATATGGTTGCCCCTTCCGGTGAAGGAGCTGTGAGATGTATGAAAATGGCATTGGCAGATGTTAAACAGGTTGATTATATCAATACTCATGGCACTTCAACGCCAGTTGGCGATACCAAAGAATTAGAAGCAATTACTGAAGTGTTTGGTAGCAATACGCCAGCGATTTCAGCGACTAAAGCAATGACCGGCCATTCTCTGGGGGCAGCAGGGGTTCATGAAGCTATTTATAGTTTGTTAATGTTAGAGCATGGATTTATTGCCCCAAGCATTAATATTGATAATTTAGATGAAAAAGCGCAAGCAATGAATATTATTACGCAGGCCACTGAGCAGAAATTAAATACGGTAATGTCAAATAGTTTTGGGTTTGGTGGAACTAATGCCTCGTTGGTAATGAGTAAATATCATTCATAAGTATTTTACTATAAAAAACAATTACCTACTGATAATTTATCAGTAGGTTTTTTGTTATTTACAATATAATCAATTGATTAAATAAGTTATTATTCTTTTTTATTAGCGTTAGATTGGTGGTGATTAAAAAGTTGTGTTAATGGAGTGCTTAATTGCTGCGCTAAAATAACACCGAGTAACACACCCCCACCACCAATTAAATGGTAGCTGTGCATTTTTTCTTTTAAAAATAAAACAGCGATAATGGCCGTAAATACCGGTGCTAAATTCATAAATATTGAGGTTGTATTAGCGCCAAGTCGAAACACTCCTTGGATCCATAAATAGGGTGCAATCAGCGAAGCGGCAATTCCGGCAAATAAGATCAAATTAATATTTGCCGAGGTAATCTCTACTGATTTAGCCAGTAAAAAGTTAGGCAATAATAGTATCAAAGCAAAACTAATTTGGATGTAAAGTGATTGCCAATTGGGTAATGGGATCGCCCAATGCTTGGTTAATACCCCATAGAGTGAATAAGAAAGAGCAGCAATAAACATCAGTAATTGCCCTCGATTAATTCCCTGGCTAAAAAATATCATTGGTTCACCTTGACTAACAAGCCAGATAAGCCCCAGTAAGGATAAAAGGCTACCGATCACTATACCAATAGTAGGAATAGTACGTAGCACAAAAATGCTGAGTATCACCGTTAACAAAGGAATAACTGAATTTAATACTCCCATAAAGGTGGCACTAACCGTATGAGCAGCATAATAAGCCAAACTTTGGTAAAGAACCATGCCAAGGGCGCCTAATATAAACAGTTTGCCGCCATATTGTCTTATTATTGTGCGATTTTTAACTATCCCTTTAATCATAAAAGGG is a genomic window of Arsenophonus apicola containing:
- the aroC gene encoding chorismate synthase; this translates as MAGNSIGQLFRVTTFGESHGLALGCIVDGVPPGMALSEKDLQTDLDRRRPGNSRYTTPRRELDQVKILSGVFNGITTGTPIGLLIENQDQRSQDYSEIKDIFRPGHADYTYQQKYGLRDYRGGGRSSARETAMRVAAGAIAKKYLQQKLGITVRAYLSQMGDICCELKDWDLVEQNPFFCPDATKLDALDALLRSLKKEGNSIGAKVTVVAEHVPAGLGEPVFDRLDADIAHAMMSINAVKGVEIGAGFKVVTLKGNENRDEITHDGFASNHAGGILGGISSSQPIIAHLALKPTSSITIPGKTINQQGDEVEVITKGRHDPCVGIRAVPIAEAMMAIVLIDHFLRHRAQCGEPDF
- the fadJ gene encoding fatty acid oxidation complex subunit alpha FadJ, with translation MITNKNEEKNLPAITSYPVFHLSVQQNNIGVISIDVPGEKVNTLKAEFVDQFYMILQQAQAIAGLKGIVIISNKPGCFLAGADISMISNCRTKEEATQLAMTGQKLFTLLENYPLPVVAAIDGVCLGGGLELALACHIRICTLSEKTRLGLPEVQLGLIPGSGGTQRLPRLIGLINGLDLILTGRQLRPKQSLKLGLVDDIVPSEILLETAISWIDKGRKDKACLPLRRRLSELPIIRNILFAIIKNKTNSKSKGHYPALEKAISVVTIGYEKGMQAGLEAEAKAFGELAMTPESAALRGLFFSSTSLKSEMGSFEKSATIHQVGVLGGGLMGGGIAYVTATRGKLPVRVKDINNSGLNQALKFSWHRLTEQVKRKRISVRARDQQMMLISGTLDYKGLEKAQIIVEAVFEDLALKRQMVQEVEAMTLNEVVFASNTSSLPIHKIAEFAKHPERIIGLHYFSPVDKMPLVEVIPHSKTSNKTIATAVALAKKQGKTAIVVADGAGFYVNRILAPYIAEATRCLLAGESIEHIDNALVKFGFPVGPLTLLDEVGIDVGTKIMPVLVEQFGERFSVPSELNIILEDDRKGRKNGRGFYLYKKNKISWPWCKKQRQVDTTIYKLLNIQPKTILSDQEIVQRCIMLMLNEATRCLDEGVIRHVNDGEIGAVFGIGFPPFTGGPFRYMDQQGIANIVDIMHQLAQKYGNNFVPCERLIQMAKSNKKFHQ
- the smrB gene encoding endonuclease SmrB, translating into MKNKFKLSAEEIKLFKETVAGTKPLLHDIVSHSPQRHHRIKSQFAAKRLLQEQLDVSYYFSDEYQPLLAEEGPTRYLRPDINPYELKKLRRGDYTPELFLDLHGLSQRQAKQEIAALIAACYRDNIHCACIMHGHGKHILKQQIPLWLAQHPNITAFHQAPKVWGGSASLLILVETDETQRR
- the sixA gene encoding phosphohistidine phosphatase SixA; amino-acid sequence: MQVFIMRHGDATLNTINDAARELTLKGIEESKLMASWLAQQNPVFDRVFTSPYVRAVQTYQAMQPLLPYSGQQEVLAELIPDGDPQSIANYLQLLAEGGVSTALIISHLPLVGYLVSALCPQEIPPMFATSAIAYVEINTEMRHAEYRWQRAPSQILQSVNKLAAHF
- the mnmC gene encoding bifunctional tRNA (5-methylaminomethyl-2-thiouridine)(34)-methyltransferase MnmD/FAD-dependent 5-carboxymethylaminomethyl-2-thiouridine(34) oxidoreductase MnmC translates to MNTNEISQAKLSWNEQAIPISEQFDDVYFCNQNGLEESRYVFLAGNQLPNRFFSHSAKQYVIAETGFGTGLNFMAVCQLFIQFRQQAPKNQLQLLHYISFEKYPLSITDLISVHQFWPELATFSKQICQQWPQSLPGCHRIVIENGAIILDLWFGDINIQLPQLKANFFNKIDSWFLDGFAPAKNPEMWSEQLFTTMANWGRNGCTFATFTSAGIVRRGLEKAGFKVKKIKGFGRKREMLIGQLPANQQLAPQPWFARQAASTTEDIAIIGGGIASMMIALALLRRGSRITLYCQDPCVAQNASGNRQGALYPLLTGRHDSLERFFITAFSYAKRYYSQLEQLGIAFEHDWSGLVQLGYGVKSQQKIEQILTKNWPSDFARYETRQTLQTICGVDVNHDGIYYPTAGWLCPAELTFNSWQYAQQQGLKSYFNHRLIQLENTPAGWKLILKQGQAQRQITHKTVIIANGHQLPLFSQTEKLPVSAVRGQVSHIPTTLTLNQLQTTLCYAGYLTPANHQYHCLGASYKRHQLTLEYSKLEQQENHSRLLTCLPDVGWTKEVDISQNASRQSIRCVTRDHLPMVGNVPDVNQLILQYTQLDKQLNEQQHILQAPVHANLFVIGALGARGLCSAPICAELLCSQIFAEPLPFADDILANLHPNRFWIRKLLQGRAIKLDK
- the fabB gene encoding beta-ketoacyl-ACP synthase I gives rise to the protein MKRAVITGLGIVSSIGNNQQEVLASLKTGRSGIRFSEEFEKMGLRSHVWGNIQLTEEYIKQKIDRKILRFMSDCSIYAYLSMEEAISDAKLTQAQISNIRTGLVVGSGGGSPRNQLAGSDGMRAKGLRGVGPYMVTKAMASGVSACLATPFKIKGVNYSISSACSTSAHCIGHAVELIQLGKQDVIFAGGGEELSWELTCEFDAMGALSTKYNATPEKASRTYDQDRDGFVIAGGGGIVVVEELEHALARGAHIYAEIVGYGATSDGYDMVAPSGEGAVRCMKMALADVKQVDYINTHGTSTPVGDTKELEAITEVFGSNTPAISATKAMTGHSLGAAGVHEAIYSLLMLEHGFIAPSINIDNLDEKAQAMNIITQATEQKLNTVMSNSFGFGGTNASLVMSKYHS
- a CDS encoding YfcL family protein, giving the protein MLAELETRILTQIDNNVDDASQDELFAGGYLRGHLTLAIAELEAENKNNIAALSDRVEKSIDQAIKAGELSPPDQRLILNTWRKLLENALQ
- a CDS encoding GNAT family N-acetyltransferase produces the protein MLVRLALPTEAEKLVNIERSAATLFRQIPELAWLADAQGKSINQHLEFIVDGDCWVAVVEQQLVGFIEVEVMDQALHIWELSVASRWQRRGIGQILLQQAIIQAKQLSCDHVTLTTFRDVAWNGAYYQKLGFTIIPAEKLTLPLQAILKREVAYGFTASSRCAMQYTL
- the prmB gene encoding 50S ribosomal protein L3 N(5)-glutamine methyltransferase, with product MDKIFVDEAVAELHTIQDMLRWVISRFNAANIYYGHGTDNCWDEALQLVLPSLFLPLDIPQPWWVSRLTLSERHRIVDRVLRRINEHIPVAYLTNKAWFCGHEFYVDERVLIPRSPIGELINKHFAGIINYEPATILDMCTGSGCIAIACAYEFPQAQIDAVDISADALAVTEQNIIDHGLADRIVPIRSDLFLNMPQIKYDLMVTNPPYVDAEDMSDLPAEYLVEPKLALAAGSDGLKLVRRILANASRFLTENGVLICEVGNSMLHLIEQYPDMPFTWLQFEQGGDGVFMLTQKQLIEHQEKFKLFID